In one Dermatophilaceae bacterium Sec6.4 genomic region, the following are encoded:
- a CDS encoding PIN domain-containing protein has product MIIDASLVIDVVADPGLRGDAARAALAAVPAAEKLLAPGHFAFEVMSGLGAAANRPSHPLQLADLAIALQAAAALEIVIEGTPWSDVNRAWTLAQGSLRYADAIYVAAAERHEMALLTADSQIERSGALIKCEVITIKPATER; this is encoded by the coding sequence GTGATTATCGACGCCTCACTCGTCATTGACGTAGTTGCTGATCCCGGTTTGCGAGGAGACGCCGCGCGGGCTGCACTGGCGGCTGTGCCGGCTGCCGAGAAGCTCCTCGCGCCTGGGCACTTTGCATTCGAGGTGATGTCTGGCCTCGGAGCAGCCGCAAACCGGCCGAGCCATCCGTTGCAGCTGGCGGATCTCGCGATAGCACTCCAGGCTGCGGCAGCCCTCGAAATCGTGATCGAGGGGACGCCTTGGTCCGATGTCAATCGAGCGTGGACCCTCGCGCAAGGGTCGCTTCGCTACGCCGACGCAATCTACGTTGCCGCTGCGGAACGCCACGAGATGGCGCTGCTCACTGCCGACAGTCAGATTGAACGCTCTGGCGCACTTATCAAGTGCGAGGTCATCACCATCAAGCCCGCAACAGAGCGGTAG